The Amycolatopsis mongoliensis genome includes a window with the following:
- a CDS encoding DUF2087 domain-containing protein has product MASPEALVSALADPARLQLFARICAGLPADNAKLAKRLVDAGLVTVDGDAYRPVPEVFREALAKAPADPLDGLFRHGRLVTIPHSGRRRQLLLAHLAERFEPGRLYTEQDVREKLAMVHDDHATLRRYLVDEGLLQRSNDGGAYGRPSEARAAG; this is encoded by the coding sequence ATGGCCTCACCGGAAGCGCTGGTCTCCGCCCTCGCGGATCCCGCCCGTCTGCAGCTGTTCGCCCGGATCTGCGCCGGGCTCCCGGCCGACAACGCGAAACTCGCGAAGCGGCTGGTCGATGCCGGGCTCGTCACCGTGGACGGGGACGCCTACCGGCCCGTGCCCGAGGTGTTCCGCGAGGCGCTCGCCAAGGCCCCGGCCGACCCGCTCGACGGGCTGTTCCGCCACGGCAGGCTCGTCACCATCCCGCATTCGGGCCGGCGACGGCAGCTGCTGCTCGCCCACCTCGCCGAGCGGTTCGAGCCGGGCCGGCTCTACACCGAGCAGGACGTCCGCGAGAAGCTCGCGATGGTCCACGACGACCACGCGACGCTGCGCCGCTACCTCGTCGACGAAGGCCTGCTGCAGCGCAGCAACGACGGCGGCGCCTACGGCCGTCCGTCGGAGGCCCGCGCCGCCGGCTGA
- a CDS encoding MarR family winged helix-turn-helix transcriptional regulator, producing the protein MGSKTVPAPAVAAAQTLRVLVGRLRRQMMDATAVGDLTSAQASALARLAKNEPSTASELAGAERVRPQSMAVTVAALEQLGLVRREDDPADGRRQLIFFTPEGRAYGHGARASRHEWLARTLAQRLTEDELAVVNEALALLGRVVEP; encoded by the coding sequence ATGGGCTCGAAGACGGTTCCCGCTCCGGCGGTCGCGGCCGCGCAGACGCTGCGCGTGCTCGTCGGCCGGCTGCGGCGGCAGATGATGGACGCGACGGCGGTCGGCGACCTGACCTCCGCGCAGGCCTCGGCGCTGGCCCGGCTCGCGAAGAACGAGCCGTCGACGGCGAGCGAGCTGGCCGGCGCGGAGCGGGTGCGCCCGCAGTCGATGGCGGTGACGGTGGCCGCGCTGGAACAGCTCGGCCTGGTCCGCCGGGAGGACGATCCGGCGGACGGCCGCCGTCAGCTGATCTTCTTCACGCCCGAGGGGCGCGCCTACGGCCACGGTGCTCGCGCCTCGCGGCACGAGTGGCTGGCCCGGACCCTCGCACAGCGGCTCACCGAGGACGAGCTGGCCGTGGTCAACGAGGCGCTGGCGCTGCTCGGCCGCGTCGTCGAGCCATGA